Proteins co-encoded in one Oreochromis aureus strain Israel breed Guangdong linkage group 3, ZZ_aureus, whole genome shotgun sequence genomic window:
- the LOC116312544 gene encoding integumentary mucin C.1-like, translated as MNNITTEALIDLRNRSDIGKENSSPQTTILPVMTSVLKFESLSFTPPNLPLVIEVDTAVTSCAEGAFLPKFLPPTPANGAQLYNNASQTLEINISAEATNSTISELLFSGPSSVTERKTGPGQFTLTWMPSEREYGGSHPFCFVIQADSNGTKYYSELRCVIVSIGNKSEIIITTTTAATLPSEATTTTGATLPSEATTTAGATHTSKATTTTAATLTSEATTTTGATLPSEATTTAGATHTNKATTTTGATLTSKATTTAGATLTSKATTTTGATLPSEATTTAGATHTYKATTTTGATLTSKATTTTGATLPSEATTTAGATHTYKATTTAGATHTYKATTTTGATLTSKATTTAGATHTNKATTTTGATLTSKATTTAGATHTSKATTTAGATHTNKATTTTAATLTSKATTTAGATHTNKATTTAGATLTSKATTTTGATLTSKATTTAGATHTNKATTTTAATLTSKATTTAGATHTNKATTTTAATLTNKATTTAGATHTYKATTTTGATLPSEATTTAGATHTSKATTTTGAPLPSEATTTAGATLPSKATTTAGATLPSEATTTTGATLPSEATTTAGATHKIILIMGPLLSILILYK; from the exons ATGAATAACATTACAACTGAAGCCCTGATAGACCTGAGGAACCGCTCTGACATTGGCAAAGAAAACTCATCTCCGCAGACCACCATCCTGCCAGTTATGAC GAGTGTTCTTAAGTTTGAAAGCCTCTCCTTTACTCCTCCAAACCTGCCTCTTGTCATTGAAG TGGATACTGCTGTGACATCATGTGCAGAAGGAGCGTTTTTGCCCAAGTTTCTTCCTCCAACACCAGCCAACGGAGCTCAGCTCTACAACAATGCCAGTCAGACTCTGGAAATTAACATCAGTGCAGAGGCAACAAACTCTAC GATCTCTGAGCTGCTGTTCAGCGGTCCATCTAGTGTAACTGAGAGAAAAACAGGACCAGGGCAGTTCACTTTGACATGGATGCCGTCTGAAAGAGAATATGGTGGAAGCCATCCATTCTGCTTTGTTATACAGGCAGACTCCAA TGGAACCAAGTACTACTCAGAGCTTCGATGCGTCATTGTGAGCATTGGAAACA AGTCAGAAATAATTATAACAACAACCACTGCAGCAACTCTTCCCAGTGAAGCAACTACTACAACTGGAGCAACTCTTCCCAGTGAAGCAACTACTACAGCTGGAGCAACTCATACCAGTAAAGCAACTACTACAACTGCAGCAACTCTTACCAGTGAAGCAACTACTACAACTGGAGCAACTCTTCCCAGTGAAGCAACTACTACAGCTGGAGCAACTCATACCAATAAAGCAACTACTACAACTGGTGCAACTCTTACCAGTAAAGCAACTACTACAGCTGGAGCAACTCTTACCAGTAAAGCAACTACTACAACTGGAGCAACTCTTCCCAGTGAAGCAACTACTACAGCTGGAGCAACTCATACCTATAAAGCAACTACTACAACTGGTGCAACTCTTACCAGTAAAGCAACTACTACAACTGGAGCAACTCTTCCCAGTGAAGCAACTACTACAGCTGGAGCAACTCATACCTATAAAGCAACTACTACAGCTGGAGCAACTCATACCTATAAAGCAACTACTACAACTGGTGCAACTCTTACCAGTAAAGCAACTACTACAGCTGGAGCAACTCATACCAATAAAGCAACTACTACAACTGGTGCAACTCTTACCAGTAAAGCAACTACTACAGCTGGAGCAACTCATACCAGTAAAGCAACTACTACAGCTGGAGCAACTCATACCAATAAAGCAACTACTACAACTGCAGCAACTCTTACCAGTAAAGCAACTACTACAGCTGGAGCAACTCATACCAATAAAGCAACTACTACAGCTGGAGCAACTCTTACCAGTAAAGCAACTACTACAACTGGTGCAACTCTTACCAGTAAAGCAACTACTACAGCTGGAGCAACTCATACCAATAAAGCAACTACTACAACTGCAGCAACTCTTACCAGTAAAGCAACTACTACAGCTGGAGCAACTCATACCAATAAAGCAACTACTACAACTGCAGCAACTCTTACCAATAAAGCAACTACTACAGCTGGAGCAACTCATACCTATAAAGCAACTACTACAACTGGTGCAACTCTTCCCAGTGAAGCAACTACTACAGCTGGAGCAACTCATACCAGTAAAGCAACTACTACAACTGGAGCACCTCTTCCCAGTGAAGCAACTACTACAGCTGGAGCAACTCTTCCCAGTAAAGCAACTACTACAGCTGGAGCAACTCTTCCCAGTGAAGCAACTACTACAACTGGAGCAACTCTTCCCAGTGAAGCAACTACTACAGCTGGAGCAACTCATAAAA TTATTCTGATCATGGGACCTTTACTTTCAATTCTCATCCTTTATAA GTGA